From Paenibacillus physcomitrellae, the proteins below share one genomic window:
- a CDS encoding stage V sporulation protein D, with translation MKISGLTIRKRLLWLLLILCVLFAALIVRLAYVQLVKGEELSAKAEDNWRRNIAFAPKRGEITDRNGTALAYNVTTPTILAIPVQIKDKPGTARKLAPLLDMTEDQVLKLISKKESSVYLKPGGRKITMEKAQQIRDLALPGIVVAEDNKRYYPYGGLAAHILGFTGIDNQGLTGVEKKYDSQLSGIPGSISFLSDAAGRLMPGSDEKYSEPKDGLTLQLTIDKSIQSIMERELDKAMTDLNADGAWSIAMNPKNGEILAMASRPGYEPGSYQDYSSEVYNRNLPIWMTYEPGSTFKIITLAAALEEKKVDLLNDRFFDPGYVKVGGATLRCWKKGGHGSQTFLQVVENSCNPGFVALGQKLGKDTLFKYIKNFGFGSKTGIDLGGEENGILFKPSQVGPVELATTAFGQGVSVTPIQQVAAVSAAINGGNLYKPHVAKAWINPDSGQTVQDVQPELVRKVISEGTSAQIRSALESVVANGTGGNAFIDGYRVGGKTGTAQKVVNGRYSANEHIVSFIGFAPADDPQIIVYTAVDNPQGIQFGGVVAAPIVKNILKSSLEYMGVKPRADQLNKKYKYGETPTVTVPDLVGQSVDDIYEDMNSNFMLTRSGSGNYVISQAPKAGARVQKGSTIRIYMGSEKEADSAVEEQEQKDKNGS, from the coding sequence ATGAAGATTTCCGGATTAACCATCCGCAAACGGTTGCTGTGGCTGTTGTTGATTTTATGCGTGCTGTTTGCCGCACTGATCGTCAGGCTGGCTTATGTCCAGCTGGTCAAAGGGGAAGAGCTGTCGGCGAAAGCCGAAGATAACTGGCGCAGAAATATCGCCTTCGCGCCCAAACGCGGAGAGATTACGGATCGCAACGGCACCGCCCTTGCTTACAACGTAACCACTCCGACCATTTTGGCGATTCCGGTCCAAATTAAAGACAAGCCGGGAACGGCCCGCAAGCTGGCTCCTCTTTTGGATATGACGGAAGATCAGGTGCTCAAGCTGATTTCCAAAAAGGAATCTTCCGTGTACCTAAAGCCCGGCGGGCGCAAAATTACGATGGAGAAGGCGCAGCAAATTCGTGATTTGGCGCTGCCGGGCATTGTTGTTGCCGAAGACAACAAAAGGTATTATCCTTATGGTGGACTTGCGGCCCATATCCTCGGGTTTACGGGGATTGACAATCAGGGCTTAACAGGCGTGGAGAAAAAATATGATTCTCAGCTCAGCGGGATTCCCGGCAGTATTTCTTTTCTATCGGATGCGGCAGGCAGGCTGATGCCAGGCTCGGATGAGAAGTATTCTGAGCCCAAGGACGGTCTTACGCTGCAGCTCACGATCGATAAATCGATCCAGAGCATCATGGAACGTGAGCTTGATAAAGCCATGACGGACTTAAACGCAGACGGGGCCTGGTCTATCGCGATGAATCCGAAGAATGGTGAAATTCTCGCTATGGCTTCTCGTCCGGGATATGAACCCGGCTCGTATCAAGACTATTCTTCAGAGGTCTACAACCGGAACCTTCCGATTTGGATGACCTATGAGCCCGGTTCAACCTTTAAGATTATTACGCTCGCAGCTGCTTTAGAGGAGAAGAAGGTCGATTTGCTGAATGACCGTTTCTTTGATCCGGGATATGTCAAGGTAGGAGGAGCCACGCTTCGCTGCTGGAAAAAAGGCGGCCACGGCAGCCAAACCTTCCTGCAGGTCGTTGAGAACTCCTGCAACCCGGGATTTGTTGCGCTGGGACAGAAACTTGGCAAAGACACACTTTTCAAGTATATTAAGAACTTCGGATTCGGCAGCAAAACCGGTATTGATCTTGGCGGTGAAGAAAACGGCATTTTGTTCAAGCCTTCCCAGGTCGGTCCGGTCGAGCTGGCCACAACGGCATTTGGCCAAGGTGTCTCCGTAACGCCGATCCAGCAGGTAGCAGCTGTATCGGCTGCCATTAATGGCGGCAATTTGTATAAGCCGCATGTTGCGAAGGCCTGGATTAATCCGGATTCCGGCCAAACGGTGCAGGATGTGCAGCCTGAGCTGGTGCGTAAGGTTATTTCCGAAGGAACTTCCGCCCAGATCCGATCCGCGCTGGAAAGCGTCGTGGCTAACGGTACTGGCGGCAACGCCTTTATTGACGGATACCGGGTCGGCGGCAAAACAGGGACGGCGCAGAAGGTCGTGAACGGACGTTACTCGGCTAACGAGCACATCGTGTCGTTTATCGGTTTCGCGCCGGCGGACGACCCGCAGATCATTGTTTATACCGCGGTAGATAACCCGCAAGGCATTCAGTTCGGGGGCGTAGTAGCTGCTCCGATCGTCAAGAACATTTTGAAGAGCTCACTGGAATATATGGGCGTTAAGCCGAGAGCTGATCAGCTCAACAAGAAATACAAATACGGAGAAACCCCGACCGTTACGGTGCCGGACCTGGTCGGTCAGTCAGTTGATGATATTTACGAGGATATGAATTCGAACTTTATGCTGACGAGATCGGGCTCCGGCAACTACGTGATCAGTCAGGCTCCCAAGGCAGGGGCGCGCGTGCAGAAGGGTTCAACGATCCGGATTTATATGGGCAGCGAGAAAGAAG
- a CDS encoding PASTA domain-containing penicillin-binding protein: MTRRIKMRTLLIGGLTTLFFIVLITRVFWIQVVNAGFWQDYAEQQWSKKEVIKATRGTITDRNGDTLAVDIPAYTVAVNPRIIDKYNIQSDVVEGLHSILNKPEYELLALVSAKDKDGNLYAQREVRLEGWKVDLEVKNKVEDLQKKIKEEHHISDSGISFVNETKRYYPQQTLASHILGYMNREGAPVSGLEAYYNKQLEGQDGELQYEADPKGIEVPKADKMYTPVKNGDNIQLTIDSTIQYYIETAMKKAYDDLKPISMTVIAADPNTMDILGMANMPTFNPNTYWEDYNPENFTNHALTSVYEPGSTFKIVTLAGAVQEGLFNPNETYQSGSIRVPGRTIHDINRSGWGTISFLEGVKRSSNVAFVKLGYEKLGPEKLKDYIEKFGFGQKTGIELPGELKGTVNMQYPADYAAASYGHGQLLVTPIQQVAAVSAVANGGKLLEPHIIKSITDPNTGKTTETKPKVVRQVISPENAKKVGSYLEQVVADQKIGTGRHAYIDGYRVAGKTGTAVKVVNGEYDYSKSIVSFIGYAPVNDPKILMLVVIDQPQNSELGGSTAAAPIFKDIVSKALPYMGVPKANVTTEKANAKTTSSDPTPALTGKALKDATNQLIKSGIAYETLGKGSKVISQFPKEGTPMEAGQVIYLLTEESKTMAVPDLTGESLRDAVEVLSLMGISVTAEGEGYVTSQTVTSNKDGSRKAHLKLAPPTTMESASSDDNSDPDGGITTETIKDSEPPG; the protein is encoded by the coding sequence ATGACCAGAAGAATAAAAATGCGGACGCTGCTTATAGGGGGACTAACCACCCTCTTTTTTATTGTCTTAATAACACGCGTGTTCTGGATTCAGGTGGTTAACGCCGGATTCTGGCAGGATTATGCAGAGCAGCAGTGGTCCAAGAAGGAAGTCATCAAAGCGACCCGCGGAACGATTACGGACCGGAACGGCGATACGCTTGCCGTTGATATCCCGGCCTATACCGTTGCTGTTAATCCGCGCATCATCGACAAATATAACATTCAGTCTGACGTAGTAGAAGGCCTTCATTCGATTTTGAACAAACCGGAGTATGAGCTGCTGGCGCTTGTCAGTGCGAAGGACAAGGATGGCAATTTGTACGCCCAGCGTGAAGTGCGTCTTGAAGGTTGGAAGGTCGATCTGGAAGTGAAGAACAAGGTCGAGGATTTGCAGAAGAAGATCAAGGAAGAGCATCATATCAGCGATTCCGGCATCTCTTTTGTCAACGAAACGAAACGTTATTATCCGCAGCAAACCCTTGCTTCCCACATCCTCGGTTATATGAATCGGGAAGGCGCGCCGGTGAGCGGGCTGGAAGCTTATTATAATAAGCAGCTTGAAGGACAAGACGGAGAGCTGCAGTATGAGGCGGACCCGAAAGGCATCGAGGTGCCTAAGGCGGACAAGATGTATACGCCGGTCAAGAACGGCGACAATATTCAATTAACGATCGACAGCACTATTCAATATTATATCGAAACAGCTATGAAGAAAGCCTATGATGACCTGAAACCGATCAGTATGACGGTCATTGCGGCCGATCCGAATACGATGGATATTTTAGGGATGGCCAATATGCCGACCTTTAACCCGAACACCTATTGGGAGGATTATAATCCGGAGAATTTTACCAACCATGCTTTGACTTCGGTTTATGAGCCGGGTTCGACGTTCAAGATCGTGACATTGGCCGGAGCCGTGCAGGAGGGTTTGTTTAATCCTAACGAAACCTACCAATCCGGCAGCATTCGGGTTCCGGGACGTACGATTCACGACATCAACCGGTCCGGCTGGGGCACCATCAGCTTCCTGGAAGGCGTCAAACGCTCGAGTAACGTAGCTTTCGTCAAGCTGGGGTATGAGAAGCTTGGGCCTGAGAAGCTGAAGGATTATATTGAGAAATTCGGCTTCGGCCAAAAGACAGGAATTGAACTTCCCGGTGAGCTGAAAGGTACCGTAAACATGCAGTATCCGGCAGACTATGCAGCCGCCTCTTATGGACACGGACAACTGCTCGTTACACCGATTCAGCAGGTTGCCGCGGTATCCGCGGTTGCCAATGGAGGAAAGCTGCTTGAGCCTCATATCATCAAGTCGATCACAGATCCGAATACGGGAAAAACGACTGAAACCAAACCGAAAGTGGTCAGACAGGTTATTTCCCCGGAAAATGCCAAAAAGGTAGGCAGTTATTTGGAGCAGGTCGTAGCGGACCAGAAGATCGGTACCGGCCGTCATGCCTATATAGACGGTTATCGGGTAGCGGGCAAAACCGGTACAGCCGTCAAGGTTGTAAACGGAGAATATGATTACTCCAAATCGATCGTATCCTTTATTGGTTATGCGCCGGTGAATGATCCGAAAATCCTGATGCTGGTGGTCATTGACCAGCCGCAGAACTCGGAGCTGGGCGGCAGTACGGCCGCCGCGCCGATCTTTAAAGATATTGTCAGCAAAGCCCTGCCTTATATGGGGGTACCTAAAGCGAATGTGACGACCGAAAAAGCAAATGCCAAAACCACGTCCTCTGATCCGACTCCGGCTTTGACAGGAAAAGCGTTGAAGGACGCTACGAACCAGCTGATCAAAAGCGGAATCGCTTATGAGACGCTTGGCAAAGGCAGTAAGGTCATCTCTCAATTCCCGAAAGAAGGGACGCCAATGGAGGCGGGGCAGGTCATCTATCTGCTGACAGAGGAGAGCAAGACTATGGCCGTCCCGGATCTAACCGGTGAATCGCTCAGGGATGCGGTAGAGGTGCTGTCGCTGATGGGCATCTCGGTGACGGCCGAAGGAGAAGGGTATGTAACGAGTCAAACTGTAACCTCTAACAAGGACGGATCCAGAAAGGCGCATCTCAAGCTGGCTCCGCCAACGACGATGGAATCCGCCTCTTCGGACGATAATTCCGATCCGGACGGCGGTATAACAACGGAAACCATTAAGGACAGTGAGCCACCAGGCTAG
- the rsmH gene encoding 16S rRNA (cytosine(1402)-N(4))-methyltransferase RsmH, whose product MFHHITVLKEEATEGLHIKPDGIYVDCTLGGGGHSSVILSKLGPEGRLIAFDQDDWAHENAKERLKDFADRLILVKSNFRHLEEQLKRISEVPQVDGVPQVDGILYDLGVSSPQFDEGERGFSYNSDAPLDMRMDRSTDLTARTIVNEWPEKEIARVLFQYGEEKFSRRIAKVIVESRQETPVETTGQLVELIKAGIPAAARRTGGHPAKRSFQALRIAVNDELGAFEDGLHQAVNCLAPGGRVSVITFHSLEDRLCKQIFAGYVSKCICPPDLPMCACGASENGKLKLINRKPIIPSEEELEQNPRARSAKLRVAEKL is encoded by the coding sequence TTGTTCCATCACATCACAGTGCTTAAAGAAGAAGCGACAGAAGGGCTGCATATTAAGCCGGACGGCATTTATGTGGACTGTACGCTTGGAGGCGGCGGCCACAGTTCAGTTATTTTGTCCAAGCTGGGTCCTGAAGGAAGGCTTATTGCTTTTGATCAGGACGACTGGGCGCATGAGAATGCCAAAGAACGGCTTAAGGATTTTGCGGACAGATTGATTCTCGTCAAAAGTAATTTCCGCCATTTGGAGGAACAGCTTAAGAGGATTTCTGAAGTCCCGCAGGTCGATGGTGTACCGCAGGTGGACGGCATTTTATATGACCTCGGCGTATCTTCTCCCCAGTTTGATGAAGGGGAACGAGGTTTCAGCTATAATTCGGATGCCCCGCTGGATATGCGGATGGACCGTTCGACGGACCTGACGGCTCGAACGATTGTGAACGAGTGGCCGGAGAAAGAAATCGCGAGGGTATTGTTTCAATATGGGGAAGAAAAGTTCTCCAGACGGATTGCCAAGGTGATTGTCGAAAGCCGTCAGGAAACGCCGGTTGAAACAACCGGGCAGCTGGTAGAACTGATTAAAGCGGGGATTCCCGCAGCCGCCAGGCGAACAGGAGGGCATCCTGCCAAACGAAGTTTCCAGGCGCTCCGCATTGCTGTCAATGATGAGCTTGGTGCTTTTGAGGACGGTCTGCACCAGGCTGTGAACTGTTTGGCTCCCGGCGGAAGAGTTTCGGTGATCACGTTCCATTCTCTAGAGGACCGGCTGTGCAAGCAGATTTTTGCAGGATATGTGAGCAAATGTATCTGTCCGCCGGACCTGCCGATGTGTGCCTGCGGCGCAAGCGAGAACGGCAAGCTGAAATTGATTAACCGGAAGCCCATTATACCTTCCGAGGAAGAATTGGAACAAAACCCGCGTGCCCGTTCAGCTAAGCTGCGAGTCGCGGAGAAACTGTAA
- the mraZ gene encoding division/cell wall cluster transcriptional repressor MraZ: MFMGEFQHSIDDKGRITIPAKFRDSLGTTFVVTRGLDHCLFVYPLSEWEVLETKLKALPLMKSDARAFTRFFFSGATECEWDKQGRVNLPANLRDYAKLEKECVVLGVSNRVEIWNRETWNQYFDQSEDTFNEIAEKLVDFNFDL; this comes from the coding sequence ATGTTTATGGGGGAATTCCAGCATAGCATTGATGACAAAGGCCGGATTACGATCCCGGCTAAATTCCGCGACTCTTTAGGGACCACTTTTGTTGTCACCCGGGGTTTGGACCACTGCTTGTTTGTTTACCCCTTGTCGGAATGGGAAGTGCTCGAGACTAAGCTTAAGGCGCTTCCGCTGATGAAGTCCGATGCGCGGGCGTTTACCCGCTTTTTTTTCTCCGGGGCAACGGAATGCGAATGGGATAAACAGGGAAGGGTAAATTTACCGGCCAATTTAAGAGATTATGCGAAGCTGGAGAAGGAATGTGTCGTGCTTGGCGTATCCAACCGGGTAGAAATCTGGAACCGTGAAACCTGGAATCAGTATTTCGATCAGTCGGAGGATACCTTTAACGAAATTGCCGAGAAACTTGTCGATTTTAATTTTGATTTGTAA
- a CDS encoding adenosylhomocysteinase, whose protein sequence is MAANAQENSIVADLALAPQGHLKIDWVEAHMPVLNRIRKQFEAEQPFKGLKVTICLHLEAKTAYLAKVVQAGGAEVTITGSNPLSTQDDVCAALVEDGVTVFAKYNPDPAEYKQLVRKSLESKPDLIIDDGGDLVTLLQSECPELGENIRGGAEETTTGIIRLKALDKQNLLKFPMVAVNDAYCKYLFDNRYGTGQSAWDGIIRTTNLVVAGKTVVVVGYGWCGKGVAMRAKGLGANVIVTEVDAIKAVEAHMDGFRVMPMMEAAKLGDFFITVTGNKYVINGEHYDVMKDGAILSNAGHFDVEFSKPDLEARSESIRTVRKNIEEYRLKDGRKIYALGEGRLVNLAAADGHPAEIMDTTFALQALGLKYVNDHYKEMGKTVINVPYEIDEQVARYKLESLNIAIDTLSDEQRKYLESWQA, encoded by the coding sequence ATGGCAGCAAATGCACAAGAGAACAGCATTGTCGCTGATCTCGCTTTAGCTCCGCAGGGGCATCTCAAGATCGATTGGGTAGAAGCCCATATGCCGGTGCTGAACCGGATCCGCAAGCAATTCGAAGCTGAACAGCCTTTCAAAGGACTTAAGGTAACCATCTGTCTTCATCTGGAAGCGAAAACGGCTTATTTGGCCAAAGTAGTTCAGGCCGGAGGAGCGGAAGTAACGATTACCGGCAGCAATCCGCTGTCTACGCAGGATGATGTATGTGCGGCGCTTGTTGAAGACGGAGTTACGGTATTTGCCAAATACAATCCCGATCCTGCCGAATATAAGCAGCTGGTCCGCAAATCGCTGGAGTCGAAGCCGGATCTGATTATTGATGACGGAGGAGACCTCGTCACTCTGCTGCAGTCCGAATGCCCGGAGCTCGGGGAGAACATTCGCGGCGGCGCAGAAGAGACAACGACCGGCATTATCCGGTTGAAGGCGCTGGACAAGCAGAATCTGCTCAAATTCCCGATGGTGGCGGTAAATGATGCTTACTGCAAATACTTGTTCGATAACCGTTACGGCACGGGACAGTCGGCGTGGGACGGCATTATCCGCACCACCAACCTGGTTGTAGCCGGCAAAACAGTGGTTGTCGTTGGTTACGGCTGGTGCGGCAAAGGGGTAGCGATGCGCGCCAAAGGATTGGGCGCCAACGTCATCGTTACGGAAGTGGATGCGATCAAAGCGGTCGAGGCTCACATGGATGGCTTCCGCGTCATGCCGATGATGGAAGCTGCCAAGCTGGGTGATTTCTTCATCACCGTTACAGGCAACAAATACGTGATCAACGGAGAACATTACGATGTGATGAAGGACGGCGCCATTTTGTCCAATGCGGGTCACTTTGACGTCGAGTTCAGCAAACCGGATCTGGAAGCAAGAAGCGAATCGATTCGGACCGTTCGGAAAAATATCGAGGAATACCGTCTCAAGGACGGCCGCAAAATTTACGCGCTGGGCGAAGGCAGACTGGTCAATTTGGCGGCCGCGGACGGACATCCGGCGGAAATCATGGACACCACCTTTGCGCTGCAGGCGCTTGGCTTGAAATACGTGAATGATCATTACAAGGAAATGGGCAAAACGGTGATTAACGTTCCTTATGAAATCGATGAGCAGGTAGCCAGATACAAGCTGGAAAGCCTGAATATTGCGATTGATACCTTAAGCGACGAGCAACGAAAGTATTTGGAAAGCTGGCAGGCTTAA
- the bshC gene encoding bacillithiol biosynthesis cysteine-adding enzyme BshC: MKIMDKPLSARQPLAAALTADFSSVAHLYQSDASKPANWQERLEWLDHNEDNRINRQNVVNVLRSYNKLHNSHPQVCDSLDRLEQKGTAVIVGGQQSGLFTGPLLVIYKAATVIQAARKAEAELGRPVVPVFWIAGEDHDWDEANHTYVLSTELKVTRIRMYREDDLRTPVSYTTVQAGEWDRVLDELNELLPDTEFKPQLMADLRESVSETLSLSFAKLLGKLFGQYGLILLDSADHELRKLEKDMFASIIREGDALTASYIDAARQIREMGLEEQAEVAEDGANLFYLQDQKRLLLFRSGDRYQDRSGRVSFTREELLEQIEQHPERFSNNVLTRPLMQDTLLPVLGFVLGDGEIAYWALLKKAFGVMNLQMPLLLPRMSLTVVEGTLQKYMDQYGLTFEEVRDHFQDRKAAWLNQQDNVHVDERFDEVKEAFTRLYEPLIEQLGTIEKGLIRLGGANKERILAQMDFLQGKAKDALATANEATLRHWDRIYLSLMPQDKLQERVYNIFYYLNRYGTEFMDQLMEIPYETNACHKLILL; encoded by the coding sequence ATGAAGATTATGGATAAACCGCTATCTGCAAGGCAGCCTCTGGCGGCTGCGTTAACAGCGGATTTTTCGAGTGTCGCTCATTTGTATCAAAGCGATGCCTCGAAGCCGGCCAACTGGCAGGAAAGATTAGAATGGCTTGATCATAATGAGGACAATCGAATCAACCGTCAAAACGTTGTGAATGTTCTCCGCTCATATAATAAACTGCATAATTCCCATCCACAGGTTTGCGACTCGCTGGACCGGCTGGAGCAGAAGGGAACGGCAGTCATTGTAGGCGGTCAGCAATCAGGTTTATTTACGGGTCCGCTGCTGGTTATCTATAAAGCGGCTACGGTTATCCAGGCAGCAAGGAAAGCTGAAGCGGAACTTGGCCGGCCGGTAGTGCCTGTCTTTTGGATCGCCGGGGAAGATCATGACTGGGATGAAGCGAATCATACATATGTCCTGTCTACAGAATTGAAAGTAACCCGAATCCGTATGTATCGTGAGGACGATCTGCGCACGCCGGTCAGCTATACAACTGTTCAAGCTGGGGAATGGGACCGGGTGCTGGATGAATTAAACGAGCTGCTTCCGGATACGGAATTCAAACCTCAGCTGATGGCTGATTTGCGTGAATCGGTTTCGGAAACGTTATCCTTAAGTTTTGCCAAACTGCTTGGGAAGCTGTTTGGACAATATGGTCTTATCCTGCTGGATTCTGCCGATCATGAGCTGAGAAAGCTGGAGAAAGATATGTTTGCTTCTATTATCCGTGAAGGCGACGCCCTGACTGCTTCTTATATTGATGCTGCCCGCCAAATCCGGGAAATGGGGCTGGAAGAACAGGCTGAGGTGGCCGAAGATGGGGCTAATCTATTTTATCTCCAGGATCAGAAGCGTCTGCTGTTGTTCCGCAGTGGCGACCGGTACCAGGACCGGAGCGGGCGGGTTTCTTTTACCCGTGAGGAATTACTGGAACAGATTGAGCAGCACCCGGAACGTTTCAGTAATAACGTGTTAACACGGCCTTTAATGCAGGATACGCTGCTGCCTGTGCTGGGATTTGTGCTCGGCGACGGGGAAATTGCTTATTGGGCGCTGCTCAAGAAAGCTTTTGGCGTAATGAATCTGCAGATGCCGCTGCTGCTGCCGCGGATGTCCTTAACGGTAGTGGAGGGAACGCTGCAGAAATATATGGATCAATACGGGCTGACGTTTGAAGAGGTCAGAGATCATTTTCAGGATAGAAAGGCAGCTTGGCTCAATCAGCAGGACAATGTTCATGTCGATGAACGTTTTGACGAAGTGAAAGAAGCTTTCACCCGTTTATATGAACCGCTTATCGAACAGCTGGGGACTATTGAAAAAGGATTGATCCGGCTGGGAGGCGCCAATAAAGAGCGGATCCTGGCGCAGATGGATTTTCTGCAGGGCAAAGCCAAAGATGCGCTGGCTACGGCAAACGAAGCAACGCTCCGGCATTGGGACCGGATTTATTTATCTTTAATGCCGCAGGATAAATTGCAGGAACGTGTGTACAATATCTTCTATTATTTGAACCGTTACGGTACGGAATTTATGGATCAATTGATGGAAATCCCTTATGAAACAAACGCGTGTCACAAGCTGATTTTACTTTAA
- a CDS encoding ABC transporter ATP-binding protein, with protein sequence MSQPLIEVDGLKKFFNVGQGKTLKAVNDISFSIQKGETLGLVGESGCGKSTAGRTILRLYEPTAGSVRFEGTDIYKLSPGKMKAMRRDMQMIFQDPYASLNPRFTVMDIIGEALDIHGLAGSRMERKKRVEELLDLVGLKSDHASRYPHEFSGGQRQRIGIARALAVNPKFIICDEPISALDVSIQAQVVNLLTELQNRLGLTYLFVAHDLSMVKHISDRVAVMYLGKVVELAPSDELYSNPQHPYTKTLLSAIPVPDPEVEANKKRILLEDDASGPISGKNDSGSGGAFDLENSELVEVSKGHFVAMPRK encoded by the coding sequence TTGAGTCAACCATTAATTGAAGTAGACGGTTTGAAGAAGTTTTTTAACGTTGGTCAAGGCAAAACCTTAAAGGCCGTTAACGATATCAGCTTTTCGATTCAAAAAGGCGAGACTCTGGGCCTTGTAGGTGAATCCGGCTGCGGTAAATCGACCGCTGGTCGTACGATTCTCCGCTTGTATGAGCCGACCGCGGGAAGCGTCCGTTTCGAAGGAACTGACATTTACAAGCTGTCCCCGGGTAAAATGAAAGCCATGCGCCGCGACATGCAGATGATTTTCCAGGACCCGTACGCCTCTTTGAACCCGCGTTTCACGGTTATGGATATTATCGGCGAAGCGCTTGATATTCATGGTCTTGCAGGCAGTCGTATGGAACGGAAGAAACGGGTTGAAGAACTGCTGGATCTGGTAGGTCTTAAATCCGATCATGCTTCCCGTTATCCGCACGAATTCTCCGGCGGTCAGCGTCAGCGGATCGGGATTGCCCGCGCGCTTGCGGTAAATCCGAAGTTCATCATTTGTGACGAACCGATTTCGGCGCTTGACGTATCCATTCAGGCTCAGGTCGTGAACCTGCTGACGGAACTGCAGAACAGACTCGGACTTACGTATTTGTTTGTTGCCCATGACTTGTCTATGGTTAAACACATCAGTGACCGTGTGGCGGTTATGTACCTGGGTAAAGTGGTAGAGCTTGCTCCAAGTGATGAGCTTTACTCCAACCCGCAGCATCCTTACACCAAAACGCTTTTGTCCGCCATCCCGGTTCCGGATCCGGAAGTGGAAGCGAACAAAAAACGGATTTTGCTGGAGGATGATGCATCCGGTCCAATTTCCGGCAAAAACGACTCCGGCTCCGGCGGTGCTTTCGATTTGGAAAACTCCGAGCTGGTTGAGGTATCCAAAGGCCACTTCGTGGCTATGCCTCGTAAATAA
- a CDS encoding ABC transporter ATP-binding protein, translating to MEPILQVKDLHVSFKVRGGEVQAVRGVNFELGKGETIAIVGESGSGKSVTAQSIMRLIPSPPSFVKNGEIIFQGENLLNKTNKQMEAIRGKDIGMIFQDPMTSLNPTIKVGRQITEGLIKHQNLSGQEAKDRAIEMLKMVGIKNAEARYNQYPHEFSGGMRQRVMIAIALACRPALLIADEPTTALDVTIQAQILDVMRDMQEKLGTSIILITHDLGVVAGMCDRVIVMYAGEVVETGTKWEIFKNPSHPYTQGLLRSLPRVDQSKDEPLIPIPGTPPDLIKPPVGCPFAARCPHAMKVCEQIDPDPTEFSETHMARCWLHHPMAQEVNPS from the coding sequence ATGGAACCGATTTTGCAGGTTAAAGATTTGCATGTTTCCTTCAAAGTAAGAGGCGGAGAAGTTCAGGCTGTCCGCGGCGTTAATTTTGAACTTGGCAAAGGTGAAACCATTGCCATCGTAGGTGAATCCGGTAGTGGTAAAAGTGTTACCGCGCAATCGATTATGCGTCTTATTCCTTCACCGCCTTCTTTTGTGAAGAATGGCGAAATTATTTTCCAGGGCGAGAACCTGCTAAATAAAACGAACAAACAAATGGAAGCTATTCGCGGTAAAGATATCGGAATGATCTTCCAGGATCCTATGACTTCCCTTAATCCTACTATTAAAGTAGGGCGCCAGATCACGGAAGGTTTGATCAAACACCAGAACCTGTCCGGTCAAGAGGCAAAGGATAGAGCCATTGAAATGCTTAAGATGGTTGGCATCAAAAACGCTGAAGCTCGTTATAACCAGTATCCGCACGAATTCTCCGGCGGCATGCGTCAACGGGTTATGATCGCGATTGCACTGGCCTGCCGGCCGGCGCTGCTCATCGCCGACGAACCAACGACCGCGCTCGACGTTACGATACAAGCTCAAATTTTGGATGTCATGAGAGACATGCAGGAAAAATTGGGTACGTCAATCATCTTGATTACGCATGACCTCGGCGTAGTAGCTGGCATGTGTGACCGCGTTATTGTTATGTATGCAGGTGAAGTGGTGGAGACAGGAACGAAATGGGAGATCTTCAAGAACCCTAGCCATCCTTATACGCAAGGTTTGCTTCGTTCCCTTCCGCGGGTTGACCAAAGCAAAGACGAGCCGCTGATCCCGATTCCGGGTACGCCGCCGGATTTGATTAAGCCACCTGTCGGCTGTCCGTTTGCGGCACGCTGTCCGCATGCCATGAAGGTTTGCGAACAAATTGATCCGGATCCGACTGAATTCAGCGAAACACATATGGCTCGCTGCTGGCTGCATCATCCAATGGCACAGGAGGTGAATCCGTCTTGA